A genomic region of Bosea sp. 124 contains the following coding sequences:
- a CDS encoding TfoX/Sxy family protein, with amino-acid sequence MDAEGIRELFAGIMSVRVRRMFGGHGIYDGGSMFALEFDGEIFLKADAESESRFIAAGSYPFVYVRGEKPFAMSCWRLPEAAFDDGGMLRGWAELAVAAARRRGAARPIRRPGSSPRSRPR; translated from the coding sequence ATGGATGCCGAGGGCATCCGCGAGCTTTTCGCCGGGATCATGTCTGTCCGCGTGCGCCGCATGTTCGGCGGCCACGGCATCTATGACGGCGGGAGCATGTTCGCGCTGGAATTCGACGGCGAGATCTTCCTCAAGGCGGATGCCGAGAGCGAAAGCCGCTTCATCGCGGCCGGCAGCTATCCCTTCGTCTACGTCCGTGGCGAGAAGCCATTCGCAATGAGCTGCTGGCGCCTGCCCGAGGCGGCCTTCGACGATGGCGGCATGCTGCGAGGCTGGGCGGAGCTTGCTGTGGCGGCGGCCCGCCGGCGCGGTGCGGCGCGCCCGATCAGGCGACCTGGCTCGTCGCCTCGATCGCGTCCTCGGTGA
- a CDS encoding PhzF family phenazine biosynthesis protein, which translates to MRKFAYETVDVFTEQRFGGNQLAVFTDARGLSDAEMQSLAAEMNYSETTFVLPPADPAHTARVRIFHRTAEMPFAGHPNVGTGFVLARHGRDRDGVLRFEEIAGLVEVRIASGPDGEVTGATIAAPQPLSTGIELPADAIAACAGLDTADVVVGAHRPIQASVGVHFVLAEVRADSLGRARPDIAAFQALEQAFPALQGRLSLFIYVRDGAQIRARMFAPLSGTWEDPATGSASATLAALLLSLDGGDSAAFSLTQGVEMGRPSQLRVTARRGADGIRATVGGSCVPVFRGEALL; encoded by the coding sequence ATGCGCAAATTCGCCTATGAGACCGTCGACGTCTTCACCGAACAGCGCTTCGGCGGCAACCAGCTCGCGGTCTTCACCGATGCCCGCGGCCTGAGCGACGCCGAGATGCAGTCGCTCGCTGCCGAGATGAACTACAGCGAGACGACCTTCGTGCTGCCTCCGGCCGATCCGGCTCATACGGCGCGGGTGCGCATCTTCCATCGCACCGCCGAAATGCCCTTCGCCGGACACCCCAATGTCGGCACCGGCTTCGTGCTCGCACGCCATGGCCGCGACCGGGACGGCGTGCTGCGCTTCGAGGAGATCGCCGGCCTCGTCGAGGTCAGGATCGCCAGCGGCCCGGATGGCGAGGTCACGGGTGCGACGATCGCCGCGCCGCAGCCGCTCTCGACCGGCATCGAACTTCCGGCAGACGCCATCGCGGCCTGCGCCGGCCTCGACACCGCCGATGTCGTCGTCGGGGCCCACAGGCCGATCCAGGCCTCCGTCGGCGTGCATTTCGTCCTGGCCGAGGTGCGAGCCGACTCGCTGGGCCGCGCGCGACCGGACATCGCGGCCTTTCAGGCGCTGGAGCAGGCTTTTCCGGCCCTGCAGGGCCGGCTCTCGCTGTTCATCTATGTCCGCGACGGCGCGCAGATCCGGGCGCGCATGTTCGCTCCGCTGTCCGGCACCTGGGAGGACCCCGCCACCGGCAGCGCCAGCGCCACGCTGGCTGCCCTCCTGCTCTCGCTCGACGGCGGTGACAGCGCGGCCTTCTCGCTGACGCAGGGCGTCGAGATGGGCCGCCCGAGCCAGTTGCGGGTCACTGCCCGGCGCGGCGCGGACGGCATCCGCGCGACGGTCGGCGGCTCCTGCGTGCCGGTCTTTCGCGGCGAGGCGTTGCTTTAG
- a CDS encoding 4-oxalocrotonate tautomerase family protein: MPYINLQITKGATRAQKAEIVKEFTQTLVRVLGKNPQNTHIVIQEIEREDWGHGGELVADKAPASPGKA, translated from the coding sequence ATGCCCTACATCAATCTGCAGATCACCAAGGGCGCGACCCGCGCCCAGAAGGCCGAGATCGTGAAGGAATTCACGCAGACGCTGGTGCGCGTCCTCGGCAAGAACCCGCAGAACACCCATATCGTGATCCAGGAGATCGAGCGCGAGGATTGGGGCCATGGCGGCGAGCTCGTCGCCGACAAGGCCCCGGCCTCGCCGGGAAAAGCTTGA
- a CDS encoding SufD family Fe-S cluster assembly protein yields MGIVTPLKTAAEQQLVQQFADIKAELPGGPAVRKLREDAFAGFEARGLPHRRLETWRYTDLRSMLREAAPLATGPRTLDTARVKLAELALDATVVVLVDGAFVPELSSLEGLPEGLSVQTLADALVSGRDDLPSLLSGPSVAADDSGLMLNAALMRDGAFVEIAAGVVLERPIAIVRLFSGETEISVYGRSVVLVGDGAKATIVEINACLGKAPQQLNVALVVEAGNETEVEHVRLLTDQSEGSVGIFSLLATVGGNAKFDSFALVCDAAKVRQQYFVRYAGEHTEIGLRGVNLLGGSEHSDVTLVMDHEVPHGTSREMFKSIIGGEGTGVFQGKVIVRQHAQKTDGSMKSNALLLNDGATMFNKPELEIFADDVVCGHGATVAQIDGEQLFYLMARGLPRPQAEALVLQAFAGEAVEFVQDETLRDLVMAEIEAWLGAREASSVVSAI; encoded by the coding sequence ATGGGCATCGTCACCCCGCTCAAGACCGCGGCTGAACAGCAGCTCGTCCAGCAATTCGCCGATATCAAGGCCGAGCTGCCGGGCGGTCCGGCCGTGCGCAAGCTGCGCGAGGATGCCTTCGCTGGCTTCGAGGCCAGAGGCCTGCCGCATCGCCGGCTCGAGACCTGGCGCTACACCGATCTGCGCAGCATGCTGCGCGAGGCTGCCCCGCTAGCGACGGGCCCCCGCACGCTCGATACGGCGCGGGTTAAGCTCGCCGAACTCGCCCTTGATGCGACGGTCGTCGTGCTCGTCGACGGCGCCTTCGTGCCCGAGCTGTCCTCTCTGGAGGGGCTGCCCGAGGGGCTCTCCGTGCAGACGCTGGCCGATGCGCTCGTCTCCGGTCGCGACGACCTGCCGAGCCTGCTCTCCGGTCCGTCCGTCGCTGCCGATGATAGCGGGCTGATGCTCAATGCGGCCCTGATGCGTGACGGTGCCTTCGTCGAGATCGCCGCCGGTGTCGTGCTTGAAAGGCCGATCGCGATCGTGCGCCTGTTCTCGGGCGAGACGGAGATTTCGGTTTATGGTCGCTCGGTCGTGCTCGTGGGCGACGGGGCCAAGGCGACGATCGTCGAGATCAACGCCTGCCTCGGCAAGGCGCCGCAGCAGCTTAACGTCGCGCTCGTCGTCGAGGCCGGCAACGAGACCGAGGTGGAGCATGTTCGGCTCCTGACGGATCAGTCGGAGGGTTCTGTCGGCATCTTCAGTCTGCTCGCCACGGTGGGCGGGAACGCGAAGTTCGACTCCTTCGCGCTGGTCTGCGACGCCGCCAAGGTCCGCCAGCAGTATTTCGTCCGCTATGCCGGCGAGCACACCGAAATCGGTCTGCGCGGCGTCAACCTGCTCGGCGGTTCCGAGCATTCCGACGTGACGCTGGTGATGGATCACGAGGTGCCGCATGGCACCAGCCGCGAGATGTTCAAGTCGATCATCGGCGGGGAGGGCACCGGCGTCTTCCAGGGTAAGGTCATCGTGCGCCAGCATGCGCAGAAGACCGATGGCAGCATGAAGAGCAATGCGCTGCTGCTGAACGACGGCGCGACCATGTTCAACAAGCCGGAGCTCGAAATCTTCGCCGATGACGTCGTCTGCGGCCATGGCGCGACCGTGGCGCAGATCGACGGCGAGCAGCTCTTCTACCTGATGGCGCGCGGCCTGCCGCGTCCGCAGGCCGAAGCGCTGGTGCTGCAGGCCTTCGCGGGCGAGGCGGTCGAATTCGTCCAGGACGAGACGCTGCGCGATCTTGTCATGGCCGAGATCGAGGCCTGGCTCGGCGCGCGTGAAGCTTCCTCGGTCGTGAGTGCCATCTGA
- a CDS encoding GGDEF domain-containing protein, protein MSEHAVHSSPSDDLAERVVAAMRQHGSPSYPRAFEVWYAHLSGELPAVSMAMNAIITASEAKVGAADIDTLYDRFIGTERLARHAERTSLQVLGEIDGLMTLVDKALDSSERYHGRLSAMSEDVPPPADRQKLREWVEALVMSTREEVTRKTKLEAQLRDSSNEIRNLREALESTRAEALTDPLTGLANRRHFEEMLQKSIDQATLRREPFALVMADIDFFKQFNDAHGHLTGDQVLRLVARTMKDKFKDKAVITRFGGEEFAIILPDADLIAGKFGAETVRQALLTRELVKRSTNENLGRITISLGVASYTRGDTAASMTDRADQALMMAKRSGRNRTVTEDAIEATSQVA, encoded by the coding sequence ATGAGCGAGCACGCGGTGCATTCTTCCCCGTCAGACGACCTCGCAGAGCGCGTGGTCGCCGCCATGCGCCAGCATGGCTCGCCGAGCTACCCCCGCGCCTTCGAGGTCTGGTACGCCCATCTCAGCGGCGAGTTGCCGGCCGTCAGCATGGCGATGAACGCGATCATCACGGCGAGCGAGGCCAAAGTCGGCGCAGCCGACATCGACACCCTCTATGACCGTTTCATCGGCACCGAGCGCCTGGCGCGCCATGCCGAACGCACCAGCCTGCAGGTGTTGGGCGAGATCGACGGGCTGATGACGCTCGTCGACAAGGCGCTGGATTCAAGCGAGCGCTATCATGGCCGCCTCTCCGCCATGTCCGAGGACGTGCCGCCGCCAGCCGACCGGCAGAAGCTGCGCGAATGGGTCGAGGCGCTGGTGATGTCGACGCGCGAGGAGGTGACGCGCAAGACCAAGCTCGAGGCCCAATTGCGCGACAGCTCGAACGAGATCCGCAATCTCCGCGAGGCGCTGGAATCGACGCGCGCCGAGGCGCTCACCGATCCACTGACCGGCCTCGCCAACCGCCGCCATTTCGAGGAGATGCTGCAGAAGTCGATCGACCAGGCGACGCTGCGGCGCGAGCCCTTCGCGCTGGTAATGGCCGACATCGATTTCTTCAAGCAGTTCAACGACGCCCATGGCCATCTCACCGGCGATCAGGTGCTGCGCCTCGTCGCCCGCACGATGAAGGACAAGTTCAAGGACAAGGCCGTGATCACGCGCTTCGGCGGCGAGGAGTTCGCGATCATCCTGCCGGATGCCGACCTCATCGCCGGCAAGTTCGGCGCCGAGACGGTGCGCCAGGCGCTGCTCACGCGCGAGCTGGTCAAGCGTTCGACCAACGAGAATCTCGGCCGCATCACGATTTCGCTCGGCGTGGCGAGCTATACCCGCGGCGACACGGCCGCATCGATGACGGATCGCGCCGATCAGGCGCTGATGATGGCCAAGCGCAGCGGCCGCAACCGCACGGTCACCGAGGACGCGATCGAGGCGACGAGCCAGGTCGCCTGA
- a CDS encoding cysteine desulfurase — protein sequence MNALAKPYDVSEIRKDFAILSREVYGKPLVYLDNAASAQKPEVVIEAMTRLMREDYANVHRGLHYLANASTEAYEAARESARRFLNAAHLEEIVFTRSSTGSLNTVASSLGRHLQLGEGDEIILSILEHHSNIVPWHYWRERHGAVIKWAPVDEDGNFLIEEFEKLITPRTKVVSLTHMSNAIGTIVPIAEVAAICRSHGIPLVVDGSQSAVHLPVDVQALGCDFYAFTGHKTYGPTGSGILWGKKAWLDKLPPYEGGGEMIVTVTEDAVTYNDPPHRFESGTPAIIEAVGLGAALDYMMALGRENIAAHEARLGAYAMQRLGEMNSIRIFGKARDKGAIVAFEMKGAHAHDVATVIDRAGVAVRAGTHCAMPLLARYGVTSTCRASFGLYNTMDEVDKLVEALQKAESLFA from the coding sequence ATGAACGCACTGGCGAAGCCCTATGATGTCTCGGAGATCCGCAAGGATTTCGCGATCCTGAGCCGGGAAGTCTACGGCAAGCCGCTGGTCTATCTCGACAACGCCGCCTCGGCCCAGAAGCCGGAAGTCGTCATCGAGGCGATGACCAGGCTGATGCGCGAGGACTACGCCAACGTCCATCGCGGCCTGCACTATCTCGCCAACGCCTCGACCGAAGCCTATGAGGCCGCTCGCGAAAGCGCCCGCCGCTTCCTGAATGCCGCCCATCTCGAGGAGATCGTCTTCACGCGCTCCTCGACGGGCTCGCTGAACACCGTTGCCTCCTCGCTCGGCCGCCATCTCCAGCTCGGCGAGGGTGACGAGATCATCCTCTCGATCCTGGAGCACCACTCCAACATCGTGCCCTGGCACTATTGGCGCGAGCGCCATGGCGCCGTGATCAAATGGGCGCCGGTCGACGAGGACGGCAATTTCCTGATCGAGGAATTCGAGAAGCTCATCACGCCGCGGACCAAGGTGGTGTCGCTGACCCATATGTCGAACGCGATCGGCACCATCGTCCCGATCGCCGAGGTCGCCGCGATCTGCCGCTCGCACGGCATTCCGCTGGTCGTCGATGGCAGCCAGAGCGCGGTCCACCTGCCGGTCGACGTGCAGGCGCTCGGCTGCGATTTCTATGCCTTCACCGGCCACAAGACCTATGGACCGACCGGCTCCGGCATCCTCTGGGGCAAGAAGGCGTGGCTGGACAAGCTGCCGCCCTATGAAGGCGGCGGCGAGATGATCGTCACCGTCACCGAAGACGCGGTCACCTATAACGACCCGCCGCACCGCTTCGAATCCGGCACGCCGGCGATCATCGAGGCGGTCGGCCTCGGCGCCGCGCTCGACTACATGATGGCGCTCGGCCGCGAGAACATCGCGGCCCATGAAGCCAGGCTCGGCGCCTACGCCATGCAGCGGCTCGGCGAGATGAACTCGATCCGCATCTTCGGCAAGGCCAGGGACAAGGGCGCCATCGTCGCCTTCGAGATGAAGGGCGCCCACGCCCATGACGTCGCGACGGTGATCGACCGGGCCGGTGTCGCCGTCCGGGCCGGAACCCATTGCGCCATGCCGCTTTTGGCACGATATGGGGTGACGTCGACCTGCCGAGCCTCGTTTGGCCTCTATAATACCATGGACGAGGTCGATAAGCTCGTCGAAGCCCTGCAAAAGGCCGAGAGCCTGTTCGCCTGA
- the sufC gene encoding Fe-S cluster assembly ATPase SufC encodes MLEIRNLVVKIADEDKQILNGLNLTVNDGEVAAIMGPNGSGKSTLSYVIAGKEDYEVLDGEILLNGENLLEMEADARAAAGVFLAFQYPLEIPGVATMTFLKAAMNAQRKARGEDELLTPDFIKKVNAAADALSIDKAMLRRPLNVGFSGGEKKRMEILQMALLSPSMCILDETDSGLDIDALRIVAEGVNALRDKSRGFLVITHYQRLLDHIIPDTVHVMSKGKIVKTGGKDLALELEKSGYASYVEAA; translated from the coding sequence ATGCTCGAAATTCGTAATCTCGTCGTCAAGATCGCCGACGAAGACAAGCAGATCCTCAACGGCCTCAACCTCACCGTCAACGACGGCGAGGTCGCGGCCATCATGGGCCCGAACGGCTCCGGCAAGTCGACGCTGAGCTATGTCATCGCCGGCAAGGAGGACTATGAGGTCCTCGACGGCGAGATTCTGCTCAATGGCGAGAACCTGCTGGAGATGGAGGCCGACGCCCGCGCCGCCGCCGGCGTCTTCCTCGCCTTCCAGTATCCGCTGGAGATCCCCGGCGTCGCCACCATGACCTTCCTCAAGGCGGCGATGAACGCCCAGCGCAAGGCGCGCGGCGAGGATGAGCTGCTGACGCCTGACTTCATCAAGAAGGTCAACGCGGCGGCCGATGCCCTGAGCATCGACAAGGCCATGCTGCGCCGGCCGCTCAATGTCGGCTTTTCCGGTGGCGAGAAGAAGCGCATGGAAATCCTTCAGATGGCGCTGCTTTCGCCGTCCATGTGCATCCTCGACGAGACCGATTCCGGCCTCGATATCGATGCGCTGCGCATCGTCGCCGAGGGCGTCAACGCGCTGCGCGACAAGAGCCGCGGCTTCCTCGTCATCACCCACTACCAGCGCCTGCTCGACCACATCATCCCCGACACGGTCCACGTCATGTCGAAGGGCAAGATCGTGAAGACCGGCGGCAAGGATCTGGCGTTGGAGCTCGAGAAGAGCGGCTATGCGTCCTATGTCGAGGCGGCCTGA
- a CDS encoding iron-sulfur cluster assembly accessory protein, with protein sequence MFSIPGLKVVSLTDAAAARIREIMAQSAGAEPALGLRVGVKKGGCAGMEYTFEIARETARGDEIVNEKDATVIVDAKAVLFLLGTELDFRTDRFSSTFVFNNPNQVSACGCGESVEIKPQPEAALAAH encoded by the coding sequence ATGTTTTCGATACCCGGCCTGAAGGTCGTCTCGCTGACCGACGCGGCGGCTGCGCGCATCCGCGAGATCATGGCGCAATCGGCGGGCGCCGAGCCCGCACTCGGCCTGCGCGTCGGCGTCAAGAAGGGCGGCTGCGCCGGCATGGAGTACACCTTCGAGATCGCGCGCGAGACGGCCAGGGGCGACGAAATCGTCAACGAGAAGGATGCGACGGTGATCGTCGATGCCAAGGCGGTGCTGTTCCTGCTTGGCACGGAGCTCGATTTCAGGACCGACCGCTTCTCCTCCACTTTCGTGTTCAACAATCCGAACCAGGTCTCCGCCTGCGGCTGCGGTGAATCTGTCGAGATCAAGCCGCAGCCCGAAGCCGCGCTCGCTGCCCATTGA
- a CDS encoding MmcQ/YjbR family DNA-binding protein has protein sequence MTLDGYTAFCAALPATHMVVQWGGAHVWKVGDKVFAIARTDDGVALSITFKCSWASFDILKEQPGLRPAPYLASRGMSWIQRLTDEAMPDAALQDYLRESHRLVAGKLTRRVRAELGLDVQTSSRRL, from the coding sequence ATGACGCTCGACGGCTACACCGCATTCTGTGCCGCCCTCCCCGCGACGCATATGGTCGTGCAGTGGGGCGGCGCGCATGTCTGGAAGGTTGGCGACAAGGTCTTCGCGATCGCCCGCACCGATGACGGCGTGGCGCTGTCCATCACCTTCAAATGCTCCTGGGCGAGCTTCGACATCCTGAAGGAGCAGCCGGGCCTGCGTCCGGCGCCCTACCTCGCCTCGCGCGGCATGAGCTGGATCCAGCGCCTGACGGACGAGGCCATGCCCGACGCGGCCCTGCAGGACTATCTGCGGGAGAGCCACAGGCTGGTCGCGGGCAAGCTGACAAGGCGTGTGCGGGCAGAGCTGGGGCTAGACGTTCAAACCAGTTCCCGGCGACTTTGA
- a CDS encoding cysteine desulfurase family protein gives MIASARAYLDHNATTPVRPEVAQAMARALAMPGNPSSVHAEGRAARAAVERAREQVAALVGAKATNVVFTSGGTEANATVLSPGLMDCDGGRDCVRTPATLLLHGATEHPCVRDGHRFPAHAAETIPVDADGLVDLAWLSARLERHMAEHPGARVLVSLHLANNETGVIQPLAEVAAITRRFGALLHSDAVQAAGKIAIDIAALGVDVLTVSAHKLGGPKGIGAIVFRTGALELADKPLRGGGQERGWRAGTENLPGIVGFGTAAAIANAALASESGRFTALRDRLEDGVLALSPDTVIFGRAAPRLPNTSAFATPGLTAETTLIKLDLAGVALSSGSACSSGKVRRSHVLTAMGVDPAMSAGALRASLGWTTSEAEIEHVLAAYAKALANHPDRNARAAA, from the coding sequence GTGATCGCGTCCGCCCGCGCCTATCTCGACCATAACGCCACCACCCCGGTTCGTCCCGAGGTGGCGCAGGCGATGGCGCGCGCGCTGGCAATGCCGGGCAACCCCTCCTCGGTGCATGCCGAGGGCAGGGCCGCCCGCGCCGCGGTGGAGCGGGCCCGCGAGCAGGTTGCCGCGCTGGTCGGCGCCAAAGCCACCAACGTCGTCTTCACCAGCGGCGGCACCGAAGCCAACGCCACGGTCCTCTCGCCCGGTTTGATGGATTGCGATGGCGGGCGCGATTGCGTGCGTACGCCGGCCACGCTGCTGCTGCATGGCGCGACGGAGCATCCCTGCGTGCGCGATGGCCACCGTTTCCCGGCGCATGCGGCCGAGACGATCCCCGTCGATGCGGACGGGCTCGTCGATCTCGCCTGGCTCTCCGCCCGGCTGGAGCGGCACATGGCCGAGCATCCGGGTGCTCGCGTGCTGGTCTCCCTGCATCTCGCCAATAACGAGACCGGCGTGATCCAGCCGCTAGCCGAGGTCGCGGCGATCACGAGGCGTTTTGGGGCCCTGCTGCACAGCGATGCGGTCCAGGCTGCCGGCAAGATCGCCATCGACATCGCGGCTCTGGGCGTCGATGTCCTGACCGTCTCCGCCCACAAGCTCGGCGGGCCGAAGGGCATCGGGGCCATCGTCTTCCGCACCGGCGCGCTCGAACTCGCCGACAAGCCCTTGCGCGGCGGCGGGCAGGAGCGTGGCTGGCGGGCCGGCACCGAGAACCTGCCGGGCATCGTCGGTTTTGGCACTGCGGCTGCCATCGCGAACGCTGCGCTCGCGTCCGAATCCGGACGCTTTACCGCGCTGCGCGACCGGCTCGAGGACGGCGTCCTCGCTCTGTCGCCGGATACCGTCATCTTCGGCCGTGCCGCGCCGCGCCTGCCCAACACCAGCGCCTTCGCGACGCCGGGCCTCACCGCTGAAACCACGTTGATCAAGCTCGATCTCGCCGGCGTCGCGCTGTCCTCCGGCTCGGCCTGCTCGTCGGGCAAGGTCCGGCGCTCGCATGTGCTGACCGCCATGGGCGTCGACCCTGCCATGAGCGCGGGGGCCTTGCGGGCATCGCTCGGATGGACCACCTCCGAAGCCGAGATCGAACATGTCCTTGCGGCCTACGCGAAAGCGCTGGCCAACCATCCGGATCGGAACGCTCGGGCTGCCGCCTGA
- a CDS encoding malate/lactate/ureidoglycolate dehydrogenase, whose protein sequence is MAYRTHRPESLRALVQDMVVKAGWTLEEAVETAQHLVLANLSGHDSHGVGMLPLYFQSLQDGNLSPQSRPQTRLDAAPFLIVDAGVSLGQPAARNAVEQAARMAKTGGVAILNLLDAHHIGRIGHYAEAAAVHGLISLFWVNVAGRPPIVAPFAAKEARFGTNPHAIGIPLPGGDPIILDFATSRMAHGKARVALNKGEPVPPGYIIDGEGRPTTEPRHVFQHGLAGDEALGALLPFGDHKGAGLSLIAELLSAGLMGAARIDQKPAKSWIINSLFGVLIDPARLEPDAGLRRSRIESYLAFVRAARPQDEANPVLTPGEKERAVRIERGESGIPLDDETWSQIRAAAAAHGIDAESY, encoded by the coding sequence ATGGCCTATCGCACGCACCGTCCCGAATCGCTCCGCGCCCTCGTCCAGGACATGGTGGTCAAGGCAGGCTGGACCCTGGAGGAAGCCGTGGAGACGGCGCAGCACCTCGTGCTTGCGAACCTCAGCGGCCACGACAGCCATGGCGTCGGCATGCTGCCGCTGTATTTCCAATCGCTGCAGGACGGCAACCTCTCGCCGCAGTCGCGGCCACAGACACGGCTGGACGCCGCGCCCTTCCTGATCGTCGACGCCGGCGTTTCGCTCGGCCAGCCGGCCGCTCGCAATGCGGTCGAGCAGGCGGCGCGAATGGCGAAGACGGGCGGCGTCGCGATCCTCAACCTGCTCGACGCCCATCATATCGGCCGGATCGGCCATTATGCCGAGGCTGCGGCCGTGCATGGGCTGATCTCGCTGTTCTGGGTCAATGTCGCCGGCCGGCCGCCGATCGTCGCGCCCTTCGCGGCGAAGGAGGCGCGCTTCGGCACCAACCCCCATGCGATCGGCATCCCGCTGCCGGGCGGCGACCCGATCATCCTCGACTTCGCCACCAGCCGCATGGCCCATGGCAAGGCCCGCGTCGCGCTCAACAAGGGCGAGCCGGTGCCGCCAGGCTACATCATCGATGGCGAGGGCCGGCCAACGACCGAGCCGCGGCACGTCTTCCAGCATGGTCTCGCTGGCGACGAGGCCCTGGGGGCGCTGCTGCCCTTCGGCGACCATAAGGGCGCCGGCCTCTCGCTGATCGCGGAGCTGCTCTCGGCCGGGCTGATGGGGGCCGCGCGCATCGACCAGAAACCGGCGAAGAGCTGGATCATCAATTCCCTCTTCGGCGTGCTGATCGATCCGGCAAGGCTCGAGCCCGATGCCGGGCTGCGCCGGAGCCGGATCGAGAGCTATCTCGCCTTCGTCCGCGCCGCGCGCCCGCAAGACGAGGCCAACCCGGTGCTGACGCCGGGCGAGAAGGAGCGCGCCGTCCGGATCGAGCGCGGCGAAAGCGGCATCCCGCTCGACGACGAGACCTGGTCGCAGATCAGGGCCGCCGCGGCCGCCCATGGCATCGACGCCGAGAGCTACTGA
- the sufB gene encoding Fe-S cluster assembly protein SufB, whose translation MAAVQETIDQVKSIDVTEYKYGFVTEIEVDKPAKGLTEDTVRYISARKNEPEWMLEWRLDAFRRWKTMTEPAWSRVQYPPIDYQNIYYYAAPKKGASPKSLDEVDPAILDAYKKLGIPLSEQEILAGVAPENRVAVDAVFDSVSVVTTFKKELAQAGVIFCSISDAIQEHPELVRKYLATVVPVTDNYFATLNCAVFTDGSFVYIPKGVRCPMELSTYFRINEQNTGQFERTLIIADEGAYVSYLEGCTAPKRDENQLHAAVVELIALDDAEIKYSTVQNWYPGDSEGKGGIYNFVTKRGDCRGKNSKISWTQVETGSAITWKYPSCILRGDGSRGEFYSIAVSNGAQQVDSGTKMIHLGKNTTSKIIAKGIAAGKSDSTYRGMVSAHRKATGARNFTNCDSLLIGDQCGAHTIPYIEAKTATAVFEHEATTSKIGEDQMFYCQQRGLSEEEAVALIVNGFVKEVLQQLPMEFAVEAQKLITISLEGSVG comes from the coding sequence ATGGCAGCGGTCCAGGAGACCATTGATCAGGTCAAGTCGATTGACGTGACCGAGTACAAATACGGCTTCGTCACCGAAATCGAGGTCGACAAGCCCGCCAAGGGCCTGACCGAGGACACGGTGCGCTACATCTCGGCGCGCAAGAACGAGCCGGAATGGATGCTCGAATGGCGCCTCGACGCCTTCCGTCGCTGGAAGACGATGACCGAGCCGGCCTGGTCGCGCGTGCAGTACCCGCCGATCGACTATCAGAACATCTACTACTACGCCGCGCCGAAGAAGGGCGCTTCGCCGAAGTCGCTCGACGAGGTCGATCCGGCGATCCTGGATGCGTACAAGAAGCTGGGCATCCCGCTGAGCGAGCAGGAAATCCTGGCTGGCGTAGCGCCTGAGAACCGCGTCGCGGTCGATGCGGTGTTCGACTCGGTCTCGGTCGTCACCACCTTCAAGAAGGAGCTGGCCCAGGCTGGCGTGATCTTCTGCTCGATCTCGGACGCGATCCAGGAGCATCCGGAGCTGGTCAGGAAGTACCTCGCCACGGTCGTCCCGGTGACCGACAACTATTTCGCCACGCTGAACTGCGCCGTCTTCACCGACGGCTCCTTCGTCTACATCCCCAAGGGCGTGCGCTGCCCGATGGAGCTGTCGACCTATTTCCGCATCAACGAGCAGAACACCGGCCAGTTCGAGCGCACGCTGATCATCGCCGACGAGGGCGCCTATGTCAGCTATCTCGAAGGCTGCACGGCACCCAAGCGCGACGAGAACCAGCTCCATGCCGCGGTGGTCGAGCTGATCGCGCTCGACGATGCCGAGATCAAGTACTCGACGGTGCAGAACTGGTATCCGGGCGATTCCGAGGGCAAGGGCGGCATCTACAACTTCGTCACCAAGCGCGGCGATTGCCGCGGCAAGAACTCCAAGATTTCCTGGACGCAGGTCGAGACCGGCTCGGCGATCACGTGGAAATACCCGTCCTGCATCCTGCGCGGCGACGGCTCGCGCGGCGAGTTCTACTCGATCGCCGTGTCGAACGGCGCCCAGCAGGTCGATTCCGGCACCAAGATGATCCATCTGGGCAAGAACACGACGTCGAAGATCATTGCCAAGGGCATCGCGGCCGGCAAATCCGACTCGACCTATCGCGGCATGGTCTCGGCCCACCGCAAGGCGACCGGCGCGCGCAACTTCACCAACTGCGACTCGCTGCTGATCGGCGACCAGTGCGGCGCCCACACCATCCCCTATATCGAGGCCAAGACCGCGACCGCCGTCTTCGAGCACGAGGCGACCACGTCGAAAATCGGCGAGGACCAGATGTTCTACTGCCAGCAGCGCGGCCTCTCCGAGGAGGAGGCGGTGGCGCTGATCGTCAACGGCTTCGTCAAGGAGGTGCTGCAGCAGCTCCCGATGGAGTTCGCCGTCGAGGCGCAGAAGCTGATCACGATCTCGCTTGAGGGAAGCGTGGGGTGA